In one Anticarsia gemmatalis isolate Benzon Research Colony breed Stoneville strain chromosome 9, ilAntGemm2 primary, whole genome shotgun sequence genomic region, the following are encoded:
- the LOC142975767 gene encoding non-lysosomal glucosylceramidase isoform X2, whose amino-acid sequence MEMETVGDVGLGQHEPPKYGLKLPLNHEFPLQSKQKLQPKPKQAIEMMPLTARYIKYYIGKRWNKKRPIMDYVHIISAQRMYGCPIGGIGGGTIGRGFKGEFCRFQLNPGLYEYVTVPECQFIVNIRDANKQTIFQSVLSTYNKPKKAPSTWEWNLNGAECEYTALYPRAWTTYDLSKYGIKLVCRQISPVIPHNYKDSSLPCAVFVFTAINLTNEHRDVSITFTWTEVLGGPNKKKNIGKLDLERYSEDHTCGVTLEQKIADAPCTFTIAKKKDDKETIHEGYCLWNAAKTSSYVWECLKTNGKLVPDPSLTPPPPKVPDKDKPKEEKEKKEKQKKLYKCDSVALSSVISLDPGGMASTEFCLAWDMPIVKYRKDAKVHKRYYTKFFGSDGIAGASIAAYALRNYKNWEKQLAEWQDPILTNSNIPDWLKSALMNELYFVADGGTIWFDVHDEYPETDPRHDFGLFGYLEGHEYRMYNTYDVHFYASFALAQLWPNLQVVLQYMFRDTIEMETEKCRPSLYDGKSCKFKIKDSIPHDLGDPADAPFMHINAYNIHDVSDWKDLNTKFILQVIRDYRVLRGHTAPFGNERNADVEAEEAEIHPPPERAAAVWEAKRYLADMYPACVALLRHGLRWDVDGDGLIENGGFPDQTYDAWIMSGPSAYCGGLWVASISAVCGMARILGHEEDEREFAKLLEQARHSYEEKLWNGQYYLFDTKPSNSAVVMADQLAGHWFLRAAGWSEQVFPAAHVRSALGSVFAHNVQQFRGGRMGAVNGYVAAARGRVDTTALQSMEVWTGVTYGLAALMIHEGMHEEAFVTAGGMYKTLTEMGLSFETPEALYENGNHRAVGYMRPLAVWAMYQAIIARPPPPQPVANGHPHHTKEKSTL is encoded by the exons ATGGAAATGGAGACGGTCGGTGACGTCGGTCTCGGCCAACACGAGCCTCCCAAGTATGGCTTAAAATTACCCCTAAATCATGAGTTTCCTTTACAAAGTAAACAGAAGTTGCAGCCAAAACCGAAACAAGCGATTGAAATGATGCCTCTAACTGCCAG atatataaaatattatataggcAAGAGGTGGAATAAGAAGCGTCCCATAATGGATTATGTTCATATTATATCAGCACAAAGGATGTATG GGTGTCCTATCGGTGGTATTGGTGGCGGGACAATTGGCCGAGGTTTCAAAGGCGAGTTCTGTCGCTTCCAACTGAATCCTGGCCTGTACGAATATGTCACAGTGCCTGAATGTCAATTCATCGTCAACATTAGAGACGCCAATAAACAAACTATATTCCAGTCAGTTTTGTCAACATATAA CAAACCAAAAAAAGCCCCGTCGACTTGGGAATGGAACTTGAATGGCGCAGAATGTGAATACACGGCGTTATATCCTCGCGCATGGACTACGTACGACCTGTCCAAGTATGGCATCAAGCTAGTGTGCAGACAAATTTCACCCGTAATTCCGCACAACTATAAG gATAGTAGTCTTCCTTGCGCGGTGTTTGTATTCACCGCTATAAACCTTACCAACGAACATAGAGATGTAAGCATTACGTTCACATGGACCGAAGTCCTTGGAGGACctaataagaagaaaaatattg gtaaATTAGATCTAGAGCGGTACTCCGAGGACCATACATGCGGAGTGACTCTTGAACAAAAGATCGCGGATGCGCCCTGCACATTCACAATTGCCAAGAAAAAGGATGATAAAGAAACAATCCATGAGGGGTACTGTCTCTGGAACGCGGCGAAAACATCCAGTTACGTGTGGGAATGTCTTAAAACCAATGGCAAGTTGGTCCCTGATCCAAGCCTCACGCCACCACCTCCTAAGGTGCCCGACAAGGACAAACCAAAAGAAGAGaaagagaaaaaagaaaaacaaaagaaactgtacaaat GTGATTCCGTAGCTCTATCAAGTGTTATATCTTTAGATCCAGGAGGGATGGCCTCTACAGAGTTCTGTCTCGCGTGGGATATGCCTATTGTTAAATATAGGAAAGATGCTAAAGTTCATAAGAG atattatacaaaattcttCGGTAGTGATGGTATCGCCGGCGCCAGCATAGCTGCATATGCGctaagaaattataaaaattgggAGAAACAACTCGCAGAGTGGCAAGATCCTATTTTAACTAATAG TAATATTCCAGACTGGTTAAAAAGTGCCTTAATGAATGAGCTTTATTTTGTTGCCGACGGAGGTACGATATGGTTTGATGTGCATGACGAATATCCGGAAACCGATCCTAG GCATGACTTTGGCCTCTTCGGATACCTAGAAGGTCATGAATACAGAATGTACAATACATACGACGTCCATTTTTATGCTTCTTTTGCCTTAGCGCAATTGTGGCCAAATTTACAA GTCGTCCTACAATATATGTTCCGAGATACTATCGAAATGGAAACAGAGAAATGTAGACCGTCCCTCTACGATGGCAAGAGCTGTAAATTCAAGATTAAAGATTCCATCCCGCACGATCTTGGTGACCCAG CCGACGCGCCGTTCATGCACATAAACGCATACAACATTCACGACGTGAGCGACTGGAAGGACTTGAACACCAAGTTCATACTGCAAGTGATCCGGGACTACCGCGTGTTGCGGGGCCACACGGCGCCGTTCGGCAACGAAAG AAATGCGGATGTTGAAGCGGAGGAAGCTGAGATTCATCCGCCACCGGAGCGCGCGGCCGCCGTGTGGGAGGCGAAGCGATACTTGGCGGACATGTACCCCGCGTGTGTGGCGTTACTCAGACATGGCTTGCGTTGGGACGTTGACGGAGACGGACTTATCGAAAACGGAGGCTTCCCCGATCAAACTTATGATGCATGGATTATGTCTGGCCCGAG TGCATATTGTGGCGGTCTATGGGTGGCTTCTATCAGCGCCGTGTGTGGTATGGCACGTATTCTCGGCCACGAGGAAGACGAACGCGAGTTTGCCAAACTGTTGGAGCAGGCGCGTCATTCCTATGAAGAGAAACTATGGAATGGGCAATATTACTTGTTCGACACTAAACCGTCCAACAGTGCCGTCGTAATGGCCGATCAGCTCGCTGGACACTG GTTCCTGCGCGCGGCGGGGTGGAGCGAGCAGGTGTTCCCGGCGGCACACGTGCGCTCGGCGCTGGGCAGCGTGTTCGCGCACAACGTGCAGCAGTTCCGCGGCGGGCGCATGGGCGCCGTCAACGGCTACGTGGCCGCCGCGCGCGGACGGGTCGACACCACGGCGCTGCAGAGCATGGAGGTGTGGACCGGCGTCACCTACGGGCTCGCCGCGCTCATGATACACGAGG GAATGCACGAGGAGGCGTTTGTGACGGCTGGCGGTATGTACAAAACACTCACAGAAATGGGCCTGTCTTTCGAGACGCCCGAAGCGCTCTATGAGAATGGCAATCATCGCGCAGTGGGGTACATGCGACCCCTCGCCGTGTGGGCCATGTACCAGGCTATCATAGCCAGACCACCGCCTCCGCAACCCGTCGCCAACGGACACC
- the LOC142975767 gene encoding non-lysosomal glucosylceramidase isoform X1, producing the protein MEMETVGDVGLGQHEPPKYGLKLPLNHEFPLQSKQKLQPKPKQAIEMMPLTARYIKYYIGKRWNKKRPIMDYVHIISAQRMYGCPIGGIGGGTIGRGFKGEFCRFQLNPGLYEYVTVPECQFIVNIRDANKQTIFQSVLSTYNKPKKAPSTWEWNLNGAECEYTALYPRAWTTYDLSKYGIKLVCRQISPVIPHNYKDSSLPCAVFVFTAINLTNEHRDVSITFTWTEVLGGPNKKKNIGKLDLERYSEDHTCGVTLEQKIADAPCTFTIAKKKDDKETIHEGYCLWNAAKTSSYVWECLKTNGKLVPDPSLTPPPPKVPDKDKPKEEKEKKEKQKKLYKCDSVALSSVISLDPGGMASTEFCLAWDMPIVKYRKDAKVHKRYYTKFFGSDGIAGASIAAYALRNYKNWEKQLAEWQDPILTNSNIPDWLKSALMNELYFVADGGTIWFDVHDEYPETDPRHDFGLFGYLEGHEYRMYNTYDVHFYASFALAQLWPNLQVVLQYMFRDTIEMETEKCRPSLYDGKSCKFKIKDSIPHDLGDPADAPFMHINAYNIHDVSDWKDLNTKFILQVIRDYRVLRGHTAPFGNERYRSMAYIDDVRDGTEDDLYSRATGQAEPAPRAAPAPPAAAPPAPARPPAVADILDLLYRNADVEAEEAEIHPPPERAAAVWEAKRYLADMYPACVALLRHGLRWDVDGDGLIENGGFPDQTYDAWIMSGPSAYCGGLWVASISAVCGMARILGHEEDEREFAKLLEQARHSYEEKLWNGQYYLFDTKPSNSAVVMADQLAGHWFLRAAGWSEQVFPAAHVRSALGSVFAHNVQQFRGGRMGAVNGYVAAARGRVDTTALQSMEVWTGVTYGLAALMIHEGMHEEAFVTAGGMYKTLTEMGLSFETPEALYENGNHRAVGYMRPLAVWAMYQAIIARPPPPQPVANGHPHHTKEKSTL; encoded by the exons ATGGAAATGGAGACGGTCGGTGACGTCGGTCTCGGCCAACACGAGCCTCCCAAGTATGGCTTAAAATTACCCCTAAATCATGAGTTTCCTTTACAAAGTAAACAGAAGTTGCAGCCAAAACCGAAACAAGCGATTGAAATGATGCCTCTAACTGCCAG atatataaaatattatataggcAAGAGGTGGAATAAGAAGCGTCCCATAATGGATTATGTTCATATTATATCAGCACAAAGGATGTATG GGTGTCCTATCGGTGGTATTGGTGGCGGGACAATTGGCCGAGGTTTCAAAGGCGAGTTCTGTCGCTTCCAACTGAATCCTGGCCTGTACGAATATGTCACAGTGCCTGAATGTCAATTCATCGTCAACATTAGAGACGCCAATAAACAAACTATATTCCAGTCAGTTTTGTCAACATATAA CAAACCAAAAAAAGCCCCGTCGACTTGGGAATGGAACTTGAATGGCGCAGAATGTGAATACACGGCGTTATATCCTCGCGCATGGACTACGTACGACCTGTCCAAGTATGGCATCAAGCTAGTGTGCAGACAAATTTCACCCGTAATTCCGCACAACTATAAG gATAGTAGTCTTCCTTGCGCGGTGTTTGTATTCACCGCTATAAACCTTACCAACGAACATAGAGATGTAAGCATTACGTTCACATGGACCGAAGTCCTTGGAGGACctaataagaagaaaaatattg gtaaATTAGATCTAGAGCGGTACTCCGAGGACCATACATGCGGAGTGACTCTTGAACAAAAGATCGCGGATGCGCCCTGCACATTCACAATTGCCAAGAAAAAGGATGATAAAGAAACAATCCATGAGGGGTACTGTCTCTGGAACGCGGCGAAAACATCCAGTTACGTGTGGGAATGTCTTAAAACCAATGGCAAGTTGGTCCCTGATCCAAGCCTCACGCCACCACCTCCTAAGGTGCCCGACAAGGACAAACCAAAAGAAGAGaaagagaaaaaagaaaaacaaaagaaactgtacaaat GTGATTCCGTAGCTCTATCAAGTGTTATATCTTTAGATCCAGGAGGGATGGCCTCTACAGAGTTCTGTCTCGCGTGGGATATGCCTATTGTTAAATATAGGAAAGATGCTAAAGTTCATAAGAG atattatacaaaattcttCGGTAGTGATGGTATCGCCGGCGCCAGCATAGCTGCATATGCGctaagaaattataaaaattgggAGAAACAACTCGCAGAGTGGCAAGATCCTATTTTAACTAATAG TAATATTCCAGACTGGTTAAAAAGTGCCTTAATGAATGAGCTTTATTTTGTTGCCGACGGAGGTACGATATGGTTTGATGTGCATGACGAATATCCGGAAACCGATCCTAG GCATGACTTTGGCCTCTTCGGATACCTAGAAGGTCATGAATACAGAATGTACAATACATACGACGTCCATTTTTATGCTTCTTTTGCCTTAGCGCAATTGTGGCCAAATTTACAA GTCGTCCTACAATATATGTTCCGAGATACTATCGAAATGGAAACAGAGAAATGTAGACCGTCCCTCTACGATGGCAAGAGCTGTAAATTCAAGATTAAAGATTCCATCCCGCACGATCTTGGTGACCCAG CCGACGCGCCGTTCATGCACATAAACGCATACAACATTCACGACGTGAGCGACTGGAAGGACTTGAACACCAAGTTCATACTGCAAGTGATCCGGGACTACCGCGTGTTGCGGGGCCACACGGCGCCGTTCGGCAACGAAAGGTACCGCTCTATGGCGTACATTGACGACGTGCGGGACGGGACCGAGGACGACCTGTACTCGCGCGCCACGGGCCAGGCCgagcccgcgccgcgcgccgcgcccgcgccgcccgccgccgcgccgcccgcgcccgcccgccCGCCCGCCGTCGCCGATATATTAGACCTGCTGTACAG AAATGCGGATGTTGAAGCGGAGGAAGCTGAGATTCATCCGCCACCGGAGCGCGCGGCCGCCGTGTGGGAGGCGAAGCGATACTTGGCGGACATGTACCCCGCGTGTGTGGCGTTACTCAGACATGGCTTGCGTTGGGACGTTGACGGAGACGGACTTATCGAAAACGGAGGCTTCCCCGATCAAACTTATGATGCATGGATTATGTCTGGCCCGAG TGCATATTGTGGCGGTCTATGGGTGGCTTCTATCAGCGCCGTGTGTGGTATGGCACGTATTCTCGGCCACGAGGAAGACGAACGCGAGTTTGCCAAACTGTTGGAGCAGGCGCGTCATTCCTATGAAGAGAAACTATGGAATGGGCAATATTACTTGTTCGACACTAAACCGTCCAACAGTGCCGTCGTAATGGCCGATCAGCTCGCTGGACACTG GTTCCTGCGCGCGGCGGGGTGGAGCGAGCAGGTGTTCCCGGCGGCACACGTGCGCTCGGCGCTGGGCAGCGTGTTCGCGCACAACGTGCAGCAGTTCCGCGGCGGGCGCATGGGCGCCGTCAACGGCTACGTGGCCGCCGCGCGCGGACGGGTCGACACCACGGCGCTGCAGAGCATGGAGGTGTGGACCGGCGTCACCTACGGGCTCGCCGCGCTCATGATACACGAGG GAATGCACGAGGAGGCGTTTGTGACGGCTGGCGGTATGTACAAAACACTCACAGAAATGGGCCTGTCTTTCGAGACGCCCGAAGCGCTCTATGAGAATGGCAATCATCGCGCAGTGGGGTACATGCGACCCCTCGCCGTGTGGGCCATGTACCAGGCTATCATAGCCAGACCACCGCCTCCGCAACCCGTCGCCAACGGACACC